The Halorhabdus sp. BNX81 genome includes a region encoding these proteins:
- a CDS encoding DUF5786 family protein — translation MGFGSYDESEQENQASGSDIDDSESVDVDATDHDGDVSFEADASQDELLDKLQDMKD, via the coding sequence ATGGGCTTCGGAAGCTACGATGAATCCGAACAGGAGAATCAGGCCAGTGGCTCGGACATCGACGACAGCGAGAGCGTCGACGTCGATGCGACCGACCACGATGGGGACGTGAGCTTCGAAGCGGACGCCTCACAGGACGAACTCCTGGACAAACTCCAGGACATGAAAGACTAA
- a CDS encoding HD domain-containing protein — MSNASDAGSEAESAGRIYDPEAEHTFPDERLTEVLEYVTTDAEIQAYLSAQNVNPVTRKQYNDHGEKHITIVRNRALCLYDLLKAGGVTFNGAREQGLAEADEPVIVALAATLHDIGHVVHRDDHPYYSIPLAADLLDRILSELPFYDIAEAVRVKSEVLHAILCHDTAEEPLTLEAGVVRVADALDMESGRSRIPYEHGGRGINTVSSQAIEAVHLRTGDGVPVLVEIEMTNAAGVYQVDNLLKSKLHNSGLEEFLRIVAINTREDTDRIVERIEL, encoded by the coding sequence ATGAGCAACGCGTCAGATGCCGGCAGTGAAGCTGAAAGCGCAGGTCGAATCTACGATCCGGAGGCGGAACATACGTTCCCCGACGAACGGCTCACGGAGGTTCTGGAATACGTCACGACGGATGCCGAAATCCAGGCGTACTTATCGGCACAGAACGTCAATCCCGTGACGCGCAAGCAGTACAACGACCACGGCGAAAAACACATCACGATCGTCCGGAACCGAGCGCTATGCCTGTACGACCTATTGAAAGCAGGCGGTGTGACGTTCAACGGCGCACGCGAACAGGGACTTGCGGAGGCTGACGAACCCGTCATCGTCGCTCTGGCCGCGACGCTACACGACATCGGCCACGTTGTCCACCGGGACGACCATCCCTACTACTCGATTCCGCTGGCAGCGGACCTACTGGACCGTATTCTGTCTGAGTTGCCGTTTTACGACATCGCCGAAGCGGTCCGGGTCAAGAGTGAAGTCCTTCATGCGATCCTCTGTCACGACACCGCGGAGGAACCACTGACACTCGAAGCCGGCGTCGTGCGGGTGGCTGATGCGCTGGACATGGAAAGTGGCCGGTCACGGATTCCGTACGAACACGGTGGCCGCGGGATCAACACCGTCTCCAGCCAGGCGATCGAGGCAGTCCACCTCCGGACCGGCGACGGAGTCCCCGTCCTCGTCGAAATCGAGATGACCAACGCCGCGGGCGTTTACCAGGTCGATAACCTCCTGAAATCGAAACTCCACAACTCCGGTCTCGAGGAGTTCCTCCGGATCGTGGCCATCAACACCCGCGAGGATACCGACCGGATCGTCGAGCGGATCGAATTGTGA
- a CDS encoding redoxin domain-containing protein produces the protein MVSEGDSAPDFTAPLANGDVDSFTLSEHLDEAPLVLAFFPGAFTSVCSHEMTAFRDRIQEVEEAGATLYGISVDSPFALNEFRDKLELPFDLISDAEKEIVDAYDLTMDFDDLGVYDVAKRSVFVLNADGEVTYAWVSDDPGVEPDYDEVLEAAADAA, from the coding sequence ATGGTATCAGAAGGCGACTCTGCACCGGACTTCACCGCACCACTCGCAAACGGCGATGTCGATTCGTTCACCCTCTCGGAACATCTCGACGAAGCCCCGCTCGTGCTCGCGTTCTTCCCGGGCGCGTTCACGAGCGTCTGCAGCCACGAGATGACCGCGTTCCGCGACCGCATCCAGGAGGTTGAGGAAGCCGGCGCGACGCTGTACGGCATCAGCGTCGACTCGCCGTTCGCGCTCAACGAGTTTCGTGACAAACTCGAACTGCCCTTCGATCTGATCAGCGACGCCGAAAAAGAGATCGTCGACGCCTATGATCTCACGATGGACTTCGACGACCTCGGCGTCTACGACGTGGCCAAGCGCTCGGTGTTCGTCCTCAACGCTGACGGCGAGGTCACCTACGCGTGGGTCAGCGACGACCCCGGCGTCGAGCCGGACTACGACGAGGTACTCGAAGCCGCAGCCGACGCAGCCTGA